In the Acidimicrobiales bacterium genome, one interval contains:
- a CDS encoding GNAT family N-acetyltransferase, giving the protein MTATVVPNDAPARGGAARRAAHRARYAWANSGDPRLLAARRRWECRPRPTVPGLVSPGRDGGPTIAYAGAPEGVRNVLAFLEQQRDGADRPTPERVERDVTWADLVAGTAFPEADLVAVGADAARVAGLPTAGALVLPFRVHLVVEVDDDLDGMRRRISKREREDFRRSRRDHGWTWERDDSPAAFEHFFERMHRPTMEERHGDRQRSEGPDAAYECLFRRGMLFFVAEDGRRVAGVLCRWDGATGTLTTRLLGVLDGAPEHYASGAFKAVYHLLLEWACANGVERIDYHGTEAFVSKGIYQWKRKFRPTVVLPPNHFAGKRLWFRPARDTEAVRDFLVANPTLAMTGDGGMEAVYFRDGTRPPRTGLSWECPGVAGAREIDLDEFLAPAGARRKERT; this is encoded by the coding sequence ATGACCGCCACCGTGGTCCCCAACGACGCCCCGGCCAGGGGCGGCGCCGCCCGCCGGGCCGCCCACCGGGCCCGCTACGCCTGGGCCAACAGCGGCGACCCCCGCCTGCTGGCCGCCCGTCGGCGGTGGGAGTGCCGGCCCCGCCCGACCGTCCCCGGGCTCGTGTCGCCCGGGCGGGACGGCGGGCCGACCATCGCCTACGCCGGCGCCCCCGAGGGCGTGCGCAACGTGCTCGCCTTCCTCGAGCAGCAGCGGGACGGCGCCGACCGGCCGACGCCCGAGCGGGTCGAGCGCGACGTCACGTGGGCCGACCTCGTCGCCGGCACCGCCTTCCCGGAGGCCGACCTCGTCGCCGTCGGCGCGGACGCCGCCAGGGTGGCGGGGCTGCCGACGGCCGGCGCGCTGGTGTTGCCGTTCCGCGTCCACCTCGTGGTCGAGGTGGACGACGACCTCGACGGCATGCGCCGGCGCATCTCCAAGCGCGAGCGCGAGGACTTCAGGCGGAGCCGCCGCGACCACGGCTGGACCTGGGAGCGGGACGACTCGCCGGCGGCGTTCGAGCACTTCTTCGAGCGGATGCACCGCCCGACCATGGAGGAGCGCCACGGCGACCGGCAGCGCAGCGAGGGCCCCGACGCCGCCTACGAGTGCCTGTTCCGGCGGGGGATGCTGTTCTTCGTCGCCGAGGACGGCCGCCGGGTGGCCGGCGTGCTGTGCCGGTGGGACGGGGCGACGGGGACGCTGACGACCCGCCTGCTCGGCGTCCTCGACGGCGCCCCCGAGCACTACGCCAGCGGCGCCTTCAAGGCCGTGTACCACCTGCTCCTCGAGTGGGCCTGCGCCAACGGCGTCGAGCGCATCGACTACCACGGCACGGAGGCCTTCGTGTCGAAGGGCATCTACCAGTGGAAGCGGAAGTTCCGCCCGACGGTCGTCCTGCCCCCCAACCACTTCGCCGGCAAGCGCCTCTGGTTCCGGCCCGCCCGGGACACCGAGGCCGTGCGCGACTTCCTCGTCGCCAACCCGACCCTCGCCATGACGGGGGACGGCGGCATGGAGGCCGTGTACTTCCGGGACGGCACCCGCCCGCCCAGGACCGGCCTCTCGTGGGAGTGCCCCGGCGTCGCCGGCGCCCGCGAGATCGACCTCGACGAGTTCCTGGCGCCCGCCGGCGCTCGCCGGAAGGAGCGCACGTGA
- a CDS encoding MFS transporter — MIRRLLPFDGPVRVMAVATLITTVGTGLWYSSWAIFFTRSVGLSSDQLAAGITAAGLLGLVVATPVGRLADRVGPREVLMVVTSVQAVAMAAYTLVHGFGTFLAVAAVAITAERAYLGVRMALVTGLIADHEPTGDAEADAAHREEVQRERLDVLAYLRSVNHVGFAVGAALAAVVLQADTRPVYVAMVLLNAATFAAYVALLTRVPRVAPCAAASPDRPIAVVRDVPFLVVTALSSVLALCWGMLSTGVPLWITEHTGAPHWAQAMVVFLNAVGVAAFQRRASRGSDAPERAARAAARAGVLLAVSCLVFAASWHTAGALAVAVLLAAAVIHVVGELLYAASAWGLSIALMPDNAHGEYQGMFAAGTAVVQMVAPALMMLLVVGWGVAGWFVLAGVFLAAGLPTVAVARWAAASRAPVLAPVPAVVGSVR, encoded by the coding sequence GTGATCCGCCGCCTCCTCCCCTTCGACGGGCCCGTCCGGGTCATGGCGGTCGCCACCCTGATCACGACCGTCGGCACCGGCCTCTGGTACTCCTCGTGGGCCATCTTCTTCACCCGCTCGGTCGGCCTGTCGTCCGACCAGCTGGCCGCCGGCATCACCGCCGCTGGCCTCCTCGGGCTCGTGGTGGCCACGCCGGTCGGGCGCCTGGCCGACCGCGTGGGCCCCCGCGAGGTGCTGATGGTCGTCACCTCCGTGCAGGCGGTCGCCATGGCCGCCTACACGCTGGTGCACGGCTTCGGCACGTTCCTCGCCGTGGCCGCCGTCGCCATCACCGCCGAGCGGGCCTACCTCGGCGTGCGCATGGCCCTCGTCACCGGGCTGATCGCCGACCACGAGCCGACCGGCGACGCCGAGGCCGACGCCGCCCACCGCGAGGAGGTGCAGCGGGAGCGCCTCGACGTCCTCGCCTACCTCCGCAGCGTGAACCACGTCGGCTTCGCCGTCGGCGCCGCGCTGGCCGCCGTCGTCCTCCAGGCCGACACCCGGCCCGTGTACGTCGCCATGGTCCTGCTCAACGCGGCCACGTTCGCCGCCTACGTCGCCCTGCTGACCCGCGTGCCCCGCGTGGCGCCGTGCGCGGCGGCGTCGCCGGACCGGCCCATCGCCGTCGTGCGCGACGTGCCGTTCCTCGTCGTGACCGCGCTGAGCAGCGTGCTCGCCCTGTGCTGGGGGATGCTGTCGACCGGCGTGCCGCTCTGGATCACCGAGCACACCGGCGCGCCCCACTGGGCCCAGGCCATGGTCGTGTTCCTGAACGCCGTCGGGGTGGCGGCGTTCCAGCGCCGGGCCAGCCGCGGCAGCGACGCCCCCGAGCGGGCGGCGCGGGCCGCCGCCAGGGCCGGCGTCCTCCTCGCGGTGTCGTGCCTCGTGTTCGCCGCGTCGTGGCACACGGCCGGCGCGCTGGCCGTCGCCGTGCTGCTCGCCGCGGCCGTCATCCACGTCGTCGGCGAGCTCCTGTACGCGGCGAGCGCGTGGGGCCTGTCCATCGCCCTGATGCCGGACAACGCCCACGGCGAGTACCAGGGCATGTTCGCGGCGGGCACCGCCGTCGTGCAGATGGTGGCCCCGGCGCTGATGATGCTGCTCGTCGTCGGCTGGGGGGTGGCCGGGTGGTTCGTCCTCGCCGGCGTGTTCCTCGCCGCCGGCCTGCCGACGGTGGCCGTCGCCCGCTGGGCCGCGGCGTCCAGGGCACCGGTGCTGGCGCCGGTGCCGGCGGTCGTGGGGTCGGTGCGATGA
- a CDS encoding lantibiotic dehydratase: MTAVLDTRPAPATDAGAPRWERLPAFVLRMAGFPFGWLGDLADGTTAAATGGLLVARARVAAAVAAGRQVEAAGRDDQRALRALRQGRPPGPGAVGRASPAVAAAAAELADAVDRCTDAERAVGAAYERECGATGAAATARFRDDPALQDMLLVSNESSYRTILAWLAQPCSHRPNARNTDRKQLDALVRYLQRVCAKNDTTSHFGPLMPGRFDPDLDGVAWRPGRLERAPLLSRWAADELGARLGADPAVLPGLRPRRTAGAFLCGDVLRVVELHYAERRVTDVRRAATIGPEVRLDAGELAVLHAVDGDRTVADLARRTGRPLDETVAALRRLEAAGAVVVGPDIPYGTEDPLAHLRSLLDGDGDGDLATATWRDHLDAFAADVAAFAAGDTPERSAALARLKGRFETVTGSPADRTSGGFYSDRTVVNEQCLWAADDLRVGAGLLDGLAGDLAAVYDLFLLRPRHRLVAERALLASWFDERFAGEGEVGVDRYLDAFLADLDDLEPAYRQVDAEVDAVGDLVESVLLPDAGATGPVHRVDPAVVDRVVGEHGADVPAVCNPDVMLLAASPEALAAGDVDALIGEIHATEENLSHGSFAPFLDARFPGLGEEVVARYRALLDEDEDLADVTQFHRNRTWVRTALPCHEVEAVDRSPHPRRSVTPLHALTVCRSPAGLRLRSPSQGRFLRLTVAPLAWLSTTRNPFAVFSFPWSLGGLAVEGRGRDRLPRIQVGRVVVQRALWRVPVERLASGDKLEGFVAAQAVRHELGLPRHVFARVPGELKPVYCDLDSPLLLRQLTRMTATAGTGTVELGEMLPGPGQLWLRDERGAYTSEIRYAVFSGRGGAGGA; this comes from the coding sequence GTGACCGCCGTCCTCGACACGAGGCCGGCACCGGCGACCGACGCCGGCGCGCCCCGGTGGGAGCGGCTGCCGGCGTTCGTGCTGCGCATGGCCGGGTTCCCGTTCGGGTGGCTGGGCGACCTGGCCGACGGCACCACGGCGGCCGCCACCGGCGGCCTGCTCGTCGCCCGGGCCAGGGTGGCCGCCGCGGTCGCCGCCGGCCGCCAGGTCGAGGCGGCCGGGCGGGACGACCAGCGGGCCCTCCGGGCGCTGCGCCAGGGCCGCCCGCCCGGGCCCGGCGCCGTCGGCCGGGCCTCGCCCGCCGTCGCCGCGGCCGCGGCCGAGCTGGCCGACGCCGTCGACCGGTGCACCGACGCGGAGCGGGCCGTGGGCGCCGCGTACGAGCGGGAGTGCGGGGCGACCGGCGCGGCCGCCACCGCCCGCTTCCGCGACGACCCCGCCCTCCAGGACATGCTCCTCGTGTCGAACGAGTCGTCCTACCGGACGATCCTCGCCTGGCTGGCCCAGCCCTGCTCGCACCGGCCCAACGCCCGCAACACCGACCGCAAGCAGCTCGACGCCCTCGTGCGCTACCTCCAGCGGGTGTGCGCGAAGAACGACACGACCAGCCACTTCGGCCCGCTGATGCCCGGCCGCTTCGACCCCGACCTCGACGGCGTGGCCTGGCGGCCGGGCCGGCTCGAGCGGGCGCCGCTCCTGTCGCGGTGGGCGGCCGACGAGCTCGGCGCCCGCCTCGGCGCCGACCCGGCCGTCCTCCCCGGCCTCCGCCCCCGGCGGACGGCGGGCGCCTTCCTCTGCGGCGACGTGCTCCGGGTGGTGGAGCTGCACTACGCCGAGCGGCGCGTCACGGACGTGCGCCGGGCGGCGACGATCGGGCCCGAGGTGCGCCTCGACGCCGGCGAGCTCGCCGTCCTGCACGCCGTCGACGGCGACCGCACGGTCGCCGACCTGGCCCGCCGCACCGGCCGGCCGCTCGACGAGACCGTCGCCGCCCTCCGGCGGCTGGAGGCGGCCGGCGCCGTCGTCGTCGGCCCCGACATCCCCTACGGCACCGAGGACCCCCTCGCCCACCTGCGGTCGCTGCTCGACGGCGACGGCGACGGCGACCTCGCGACGGCGACGTGGCGCGACCACCTCGACGCGTTCGCCGCCGACGTCGCCGCGTTCGCCGCCGGCGACACGCCCGAGCGCTCGGCCGCGCTGGCCCGCCTGAAGGGCCGCTTCGAGACGGTCACCGGCTCGCCGGCCGACCGCACGAGCGGCGGCTTCTACAGCGACCGGACCGTGGTCAACGAGCAGTGCCTGTGGGCGGCCGACGACCTGCGCGTCGGCGCCGGCCTCCTCGACGGCCTGGCCGGCGACCTGGCCGCCGTCTACGACCTGTTCCTCCTCCGCCCCCGCCACCGGCTGGTGGCCGAGCGGGCGCTGCTGGCCTCGTGGTTCGACGAGCGCTTCGCCGGCGAGGGCGAGGTCGGCGTGGACCGCTACCTCGACGCCTTCCTCGCCGACCTCGACGACCTGGAGCCGGCCTACCGGCAGGTCGACGCCGAGGTCGACGCCGTCGGCGACCTCGTCGAGTCCGTGCTGCTGCCCGACGCCGGCGCCACCGGGCCGGTGCACCGCGTCGACCCGGCCGTGGTCGACCGCGTGGTCGGCGAGCACGGCGCCGACGTGCCGGCCGTGTGCAACCCCGACGTGATGCTGCTGGCCGCCTCGCCGGAGGCCCTCGCCGCCGGCGACGTCGACGCGCTCATCGGAGAGATCCACGCCACCGAGGAGAACCTGAGCCACGGCTCGTTCGCCCCGTTCCTCGACGCCCGCTTCCCTGGCCTCGGCGAGGAGGTCGTGGCCCGCTACCGCGCCCTGCTCGACGAGGACGAGGACCTGGCCGACGTCACCCAGTTCCACCGCAACCGCACCTGGGTGCGCACGGCCCTGCCGTGCCACGAGGTGGAGGCGGTCGACCGCTCGCCCCACCCGCGCCGCTCGGTCACCCCGCTGCACGCGCTGACCGTCTGCCGGTCCCCCGCCGGCCTGCGGCTGCGCAGCCCGTCGCAGGGCCGCTTCCTGCGGCTCACCGTCGCCCCGCTGGCCTGGCTGTCGACCACCCGCAACCCGTTCGCGGTGTTCTCGTTCCCGTGGAGCCTCGGCGGCCTGGCCGTCGAGGGCCGGGGCCGGGACCGGCTGCCCCGCATCCAGGTCGGCCGGGTCGTCGTGCAGCGGGCGCTGTGGCGGGTGCCGGTCGAGCGGCTGGCCTCGGGCGACAAGCTCGAGGGGTTCGTGGCCGCCCAGGCCGTGCGCCACGAGCTGGGCCTCCCCCGGCACGTGTTCGCCCGGGTCCCCGGCGAGCTGAAGCCCGTCTACTGCGACCTCGACAGCCCGCTGCTGCTCCGCCAGCTCACCCGCATGACGGCCACGGCGGGGACGGGCACGGTCGAGCTCGGCGAGATGCTGCCCGGCCCCGGCCAGCTGTGGCTGCGGGACGAGCGGGGCGCCTACACCTCGGAGATCCGCTACGCGGTCTTCTCCGGCCGCGGCGGGGCGGGCGGGGCGTGA
- a CDS encoding DUF6002 family protein, which yields MSLLAAAGEATVVNVLDTYRAEVQQSLDDAARSRPAGGDFDPGWDLPEDGEALRRFWSVAEMAAVDLGTYLGRRLTLLDLMRNPGTRTTKTLASLVMVARAAAFVRRTGEPVMIVTPSSANKATALRDAVLRAVESGLVTPDELRIAIVVPAASTGKLWGSALCDDPELAARNPVFVHGGPERAGVKAVAREFVDRHAGEVLDRCGVHLWYTLDLANYMVADATRALFERDAMPAPPDGGRLHAHAVSSAFGLLGHHLGHTSFCAGRPDPRYFLVQHLDTPDMVLSLYTGSTSRQGIPAYDYDETSGLYRQDADPHFPALTFDPDETLETTFYTHQPPTSEEMNRLIRSRGGGGIVVSLAECLRRYGEVRRLLGLAGVAVPADPRRVREWSLVMAVTGVLNAIDRGLVPDGDDVLVHGSGCYADDQYEPIPAGCRTSVATAADLRDTVLAAAARREGGSP from the coding sequence ATGAGCCTGCTCGCCGCCGCCGGCGAGGCGACGGTCGTCAACGTCCTCGACACCTACCGGGCCGAGGTCCAGCAGTCCCTGGACGACGCGGCGCGCTCCCGGCCGGCCGGCGGCGACTTCGACCCGGGCTGGGACCTGCCCGAGGACGGCGAGGCGCTGCGCCGCTTCTGGTCGGTGGCCGAGATGGCCGCCGTCGACCTCGGCACCTACCTCGGTCGGCGGCTCACCCTGCTCGACCTCATGCGCAACCCCGGCACCCGCACGACCAAGACCCTGGCGTCCCTCGTGATGGTGGCGAGGGCGGCGGCGTTCGTGCGGCGCACGGGCGAGCCGGTCATGATCGTCACCCCGTCGTCGGCCAACAAGGCCACGGCGCTCCGCGACGCCGTGCTCCGGGCCGTCGAGTCCGGGCTCGTCACCCCCGACGAGCTGCGCATCGCCATCGTCGTCCCCGCCGCGTCCACCGGGAAGCTGTGGGGCTCGGCCCTCTGCGACGACCCGGAGCTGGCGGCCCGCAACCCCGTGTTCGTCCACGGCGGGCCCGAGCGGGCCGGCGTGAAGGCCGTGGCCAGGGAGTTCGTCGACCGCCACGCCGGCGAGGTGCTCGACCGCTGCGGCGTGCACCTCTGGTACACGCTCGACCTCGCCAACTACATGGTGGCCGACGCCACCAGGGCGCTGTTCGAGCGGGACGCCATGCCGGCGCCTCCCGACGGCGGGCGCCTCCACGCCCACGCCGTGTCCAGCGCCTTCGGGCTGCTCGGCCACCACCTCGGGCACACGTCGTTCTGCGCCGGCCGGCCCGACCCGCGGTACTTCCTCGTGCAGCACCTCGACACGCCGGACATGGTCCTCAGCCTGTACACGGGCTCCACGTCGCGGCAGGGCATCCCGGCCTACGACTACGACGAGACGAGCGGGCTGTACCGCCAGGACGCCGACCCCCACTTCCCGGCGCTCACGTTCGACCCGGACGAGACGCTGGAGACGACGTTCTACACGCACCAGCCGCCGACCTCCGAGGAGATGAACCGGCTCATCCGGTCCCGCGGCGGCGGTGGGATCGTCGTCTCGCTGGCCGAGTGCCTGCGCCGCTACGGCGAGGTCCGGCGCCTGCTCGGGCTGGCCGGCGTGGCCGTGCCGGCCGACCCCCGCCGGGTGCGGGAGTGGTCGCTCGTGATGGCGGTGACCGGCGTGCTGAACGCGATCGACCGGGGGCTCGTGCCCGACGGCGACGACGTGCTCGTCCACGGCTCCGGCTGCTACGCGGACGACCAGTACGAGCCCATCCCGGCCGGCTGCCGGACGTCGGTGGCGACGGCGGCCGACCTGCGCGACACGGTGCTGGCCGCCGCCGCCCGGCGCGAGGGCGGTTCGCCGTGA